The following are encoded together in the Flavobacterium sp. TR2 genome:
- a CDS encoding ADP-ribosylglycohydrolase family protein, with amino-acid sequence MILEAAIGDAYGAGFEFRDLDFISKNNNLTQYDKHGMYTEIYKKYTDDTQMAIAISELLLEDDNWNEIKVADKFVEVFHRDKRRGYSDRVYNALDASKNGSDFIKIIDNGSSGNGSAMRAYSIGHLKDIKQILEFCEIQAKTSHNTVEGISCAKRIALAVHYFKYDLGDGSTLIAFLNETLKENENYRITSPIDMHGYPTTQAVIKMVSEAVSMKDCLKTGIGYGGDTDTVAALSMAILSQKQNCEKILPSFLYEELENDKFGKDFLIKLDEALDKKFS; translated from the coding sequence ATGATTTTAGAAGCAGCAATAGGAGATGCGTACGGTGCGGGTTTTGAATTTAGAGATTTAGATTTTATTTCTAAAAACAACAATCTGACTCAGTATGATAAACACGGGATGTACACAGAGATTTATAAAAAATATACTGATGATACTCAAATGGCAATTGCGATTTCAGAATTGCTGCTTGAAGATGATAATTGGAATGAAATAAAAGTAGCAGATAAGTTTGTAGAAGTATTTCACAGAGATAAAAGACGCGGTTATTCAGATAGAGTGTATAACGCTTTGGATGCTAGCAAAAACGGTTCAGATTTTATTAAAATAATTGATAATGGCAGCAGCGGAAATGGTTCTGCGATGAGAGCATATTCGATTGGACATTTAAAAGATATCAAGCAAATACTTGAGTTTTGTGAGATTCAGGCCAAGACTTCCCATAACACAGTTGAAGGAATAAGCTGTGCTAAACGTATAGCGTTGGCTGTTCATTATTTTAAATATGATTTGGGTGACGGTTCTACTCTGATAGCTTTTCTAAATGAAACTTTAAAGGAGAATGAAAACTATAGAATTACTTCTCCAATCGATATGCACGGTTATCCAACAACACAAGCTGTAATTAAAATGGTTTCTGAAGCTGTTTCGATGAAAGATTGCTTAAAAACCGGTATAGGTTATGGTGGAGATACCGATACTGTTGCAGCATTGTCTATGGCAATTTTAAGTCAGAAGCAAAATTGTGAGAAGATATTACCATCATTTCTTTATGAAGAGTTAGAGAACGATAAATTTGGAAAAGATTTTCTAATAAAACTGGATGAAGCTCTTGATAAAAAGTTTAGCTAA
- a CDS encoding RNA 2'-phosphotransferase, with protein sequence MNEQIAKSVSKFLSLVLRHSPEKIGLKLDENGWADVNELIEKCTKKGNRLDAELLDYVVDNNDKKRFAYNDDKTKIRASQGHSISVELNLAETEPSEYLYHGTVGKFMENIQKEGLKKMSRQHVHLSKDKETATKVGSRRGVPQILTVRSGAMHRDGFKFYLSENNVWLTDEVPAKYIEFKS encoded by the coding sequence ATGAATGAACAAATAGCAAAGAGCGTCAGCAAGTTTTTAAGTCTGGTGCTCAGACATTCGCCAGAAAAAATCGGATTAAAATTAGACGAAAACGGTTGGGCTGATGTCAATGAATTAATAGAAAAATGTACTAAAAAAGGGAATCGTCTTGACGCTGAACTTTTGGATTACGTAGTAGATAATAACGATAAAAAGCGTTTTGCTTATAATGACGATAAAACCAAAATTCGTGCAAGTCAGGGACATTCGATTTCTGTTGAATTGAATTTAGCTGAAACAGAACCTTCAGAGTATTTATACCACGGAACCGTTGGAAAGTTTATGGAAAACATTCAAAAAGAAGGTTTGAAGAAAATGAGCCGTCAGCACGTACATCTTTCCAAAGACAAAGAAACCGCAACAAAAGTAGGAAGCAGAAGAGGAGTCCCTCAGATTTTAACCGTTAGAAGCGGCGCAATGCACAGAGACGGATTCAAATTTTATTTGTCTGAAAACAATGTTTGGCTTACAGATGAAGTTCCGGCAAAGTATATCGAATTTAAATCTTAA
- a CDS encoding O-acetyl-ADP-ribose deacetylase, with protein sequence MKVELLKADITEIEVDAIVNAANTSLLGGGGVDGAIHRKGGKAILEECIQIRNKQGGCKTGEAVITTAGNLPSRYVIHTVGPVWNGDKEEKSRLLADCYTNSLNLAIQNGIKSIAFPNISTGIYHFPKDKAAEIAVKTIKDFEKSAEIEKVIFVCFDDENYKIYKSLL encoded by the coding sequence ATGAAAGTAGAACTTCTAAAAGCAGATATAACAGAAATTGAAGTTGATGCGATTGTCAATGCCGCTAATACTTCGTTATTAGGCGGAGGCGGAGTTGATGGAGCGATCCACAGAAAAGGAGGGAAAGCAATTTTAGAGGAATGTATTCAAATTCGTAACAAGCAAGGTGGCTGTAAAACTGGCGAAGCGGTTATAACAACAGCAGGAAATCTACCTTCAAGATATGTTATTCATACAGTCGGCCCAGTTTGGAATGGAGACAAAGAAGAAAAATCTAGGTTATTAGCTGATTGTTATACGAATAGTTTAAATCTAGCCATTCAAAATGGAATTAAATCTATTGCTTTTCCAAATATAAGTACTGGAATTTATCATTTTCCAAAAGATAAGGCAGCTGAAATAGCTGTAAAAACAATAAAAGATTTTGAAAAATCAGCTGAAATAGAAAAAGTAATATTTGTCTGTTTCGATGATGAAAATTACAAGATTTACAAAAGCCTTTTGTAG
- a CDS encoding NADAR family protein, producing MKYNIDNIAPESKFLFFWGHQPSKDGTITKTCFSQWWLSSFKVNGVIYKTAEHWMMAKKAELFKDQEILEKIIQCNSPAEAKKLGRKVRNYDDKIWLENRFEIVKEGNFHKFSQNPDLKTFLLNTNDRIVVEASPVDPIWGIGMASDHTDALNPKKWKGLNLLGFALMEVRDELK from the coding sequence ATGAAATACAATATAGATAACATAGCTCCAGAAAGTAAGTTTTTATTTTTCTGGGGACATCAGCCAAGCAAAGATGGAACGATCACTAAAACTTGCTTTAGCCAATGGTGGTTAAGTTCTTTTAAAGTTAATGGCGTGATTTACAAGACGGCAGAACACTGGATGATGGCAAAAAAAGCCGAATTGTTTAAGGATCAGGAAATTTTAGAAAAAATCATACAATGCAATTCGCCTGCCGAAGCCAAAAAATTAGGCCGTAAAGTGAGAAATTACGATGATAAAATCTGGTTAGAAAACCGATTTGAAATCGTAAAGGAAGGAAACTTTCACAAATTCAGTCAAAATCCAGATTTGAAAACCTTTCTTTTAAATACAAATGACAGGATTGTTGTAGAAGCGAGCCCTGTAGATCCAATTTGGGGAATCGGAATGGCAAGCGATCACACCGATGCTTTAAATCCTAAAAAATGGAAGGGATTGAATCTTTTGGGTTTTGCTTTGATGGAAGTTAGGGATGAATTAAAATAA
- the prs gene encoding ribose-phosphate diphosphokinase: protein MILNLDPKFAPFQNQEEIKFQSFTFSGGEPHIKIAPDFDANRKVTVTHRLNSFNDLGLLCVTIDALRRMDVKIIDLFIPYFPAARQDRVMIPGEPLSVKVYADIINAMQLNKVFVFDAHSEVTPALLNNSTVIPNYTFIKAVLENIGNNVKLISPDGGALKKIYKVSEFLGGVEVVECSKSRDVKTGKLSGFKVYEDDLQGMDCLIVDDICDGGGTFVGLAEELKKKNAGKLYLAVSHGIFNKGFEVLNCFDGIFTTNSFKDFEGESVKVIKLETLV, encoded by the coding sequence ATGATACTAAATCTCGACCCAAAATTCGCTCCATTTCAAAATCAGGAAGAAATCAAATTTCAAAGTTTTACATTTTCTGGAGGTGAGCCACACATTAAAATTGCGCCAGATTTTGATGCTAATAGAAAAGTAACCGTTACACATAGATTGAATTCATTCAACGATTTAGGTTTATTGTGCGTTACCATTGATGCGTTGCGCAGAATGGATGTTAAGATTATCGATCTTTTTATTCCGTACTTTCCAGCTGCAAGACAAGATCGTGTTATGATTCCAGGCGAACCGTTGTCTGTAAAAGTATATGCTGATATTATTAATGCAATGCAATTGAATAAGGTTTTTGTTTTTGATGCGCATTCAGAAGTAACTCCTGCTTTGTTGAATAATAGTACCGTAATTCCGAATTATACTTTTATAAAAGCAGTTTTAGAAAACATCGGAAATAATGTAAAACTAATTTCTCCAGATGGAGGCGCTTTGAAGAAAATCTACAAAGTTTCTGAATTTCTAGGCGGAGTTGAAGTTGTAGAATGCAGCAAAAGCCGTGATGTAAAAACTGGGAAACTGTCTGGTTTTAAAGTTTACGAAGACGATTTACAAGGAATGGATTGTTTAATTGTCGACGATATATGCGATGGAGGAGGAACTTTCGTAGGATTGGCAGAAGAATTAAAAAAGAAAAATGCCGGAAAATTATACTTAGCTGTAAGCCACGGAATTTTCAATAAAGGTTTTGAAGTTTTAAACTGCTTCGACGGAATTTTTACTACAAACTCTTTTAAAGATTTTGAAGGTGAAAGCGTTAAGGTGATTAAGCTTGAAACTTTAGTTTAA
- a CDS encoding NUDIX hydrolase: MEKLQNIRIAVDAIVFGYKNNGLYVLLIEQQFGTSEKYWALPGGLVQNDESLNDAVIRELHEETNVQLTFMEQLYTFGDDIHRDSRNRVISVAYYALVDASNLEIKAATDAERVQWFKIDEIPPLAFDHNLILEKGIERLKAKLTYEPIGFDLLPEEFLFSDLENLYCTILEKEIDRRNFRKKILSYGILEETEKFSPIKTGRPAKLFKFNKLKYNELIQKGFHFEIKFA, from the coding sequence ATGGAAAAATTACAAAATATTAGAATTGCTGTAGATGCTATTGTTTTTGGCTACAAAAATAATGGTTTGTATGTGCTATTAATTGAACAGCAATTTGGGACTTCCGAAAAATATTGGGCATTGCCGGGTGGTTTAGTTCAAAATGACGAATCTTTAAACGATGCTGTTATTCGCGAATTGCACGAAGAAACAAACGTGCAGCTCACTTTTATGGAGCAATTGTACACTTTTGGAGATGATATTCATAGAGATTCCAGAAACCGTGTTATTTCAGTCGCTTATTATGCTTTGGTTGATGCTTCGAACTTAGAAATTAAAGCAGCGACGGATGCTGAAAGAGTGCAATGGTTTAAGATAGATGAAATTCCGCCTTTGGCATTCGACCATAATTTAATCTTGGAAAAAGGAATAGAAAGGCTTAAAGCCAAATTGACATACGAACCGATTGGTTTCGATTTACTTCCAGAAGAATTCTTGTTTTCAGATCTTGAAAACCTTTACTGCACTATTTTAGAAAAAGAAATCGATCGTCGAAATTTCAGAAAAAAAATACTGAGTTATGGTATTTTAGAAGAAACTGAAAAATTTTCACCCATTAAAACAGGCCGTCCAGCAAAACTTTTTAAGTTCAATAAGTTGAAATATAATGAGTTAATTCAAAAAGGATTTCACTTCGAAATAAAGTTTGCGTAA
- a CDS encoding PKD domain-containing protein yields MKRFSRILLVASVLFIGYSCSKDDAKDVVDCLGEAIFVKLHNSTDATNPKLMNYSAEYTGTGTLVSVKWNFGDGTSATGATVTHTYAAAGEYTATAEVTVKKDGSECTSSPKRTVTIN; encoded by the coding sequence ATGAAGAGATTTTCAAGAATATTATTAGTTGCCTCTGTTTTATTTATTGGTTATTCTTGCAGTAAAGATGATGCTAAAGATGTAGTTGATTGTTTAGGGGAAGCAATTTTTGTTAAACTACATAATTCAACTGATGCCACAAATCCTAAATTAATGAATTACTCGGCTGAGTATACAGGAACAGGAACTTTAGTTTCTGTGAAATGGAACTTTGGAGACGGTACTTCTGCTACAGGAGCCACAGTTACGCACACGTATGCTGCTGCTGGCGAGTATACTGCTACAGCTGAAGTAACAGTTAAAAAAGATGGTTCGGAATGTACTTCGAGTCCAAAACGAACTGTTACGATAAACTAG
- a CDS encoding LysR family transcriptional regulator, whose translation MVNLEWYRTFKAVYKNGNFSVAAKELFMSQPAVSQQISMLEAHVGNKLFNRKSKGVEPTEYAKLLNNLIIDALDRLESVETSFRAKAEDANRLISVGISKHLFECVGNLLISKFDLIDFTFAENDELFALVDAKKLDFAITTKRFDTFDTTYEIVGKIKLILVAPTALDITEFRQRLKADNYTEIEQWLNAQKWYSHDARIPHIKMFWLHAFNKKRPSMVPNYIIPSESEMLRLLAKNEGVAATWNCNARNFIKDNKLQLLWNSFHVPEEFVYLLAPKNNNLKSFFDIIEKELKLFFGNRL comes from the coding sequence ATGGTAAATCTAGAATGGTACAGAACTTTTAAGGCAGTTTACAAAAACGGTAATTTTTCAGTGGCTGCGAAGGAATTATTTATGAGCCAGCCTGCGGTTAGTCAGCAGATATCGATGTTGGAAGCTCATGTTGGCAATAAATTATTTAACCGAAAATCAAAAGGCGTTGAACCAACAGAATACGCTAAGTTACTGAATAATTTGATTATAGACGCTCTTGACAGGCTCGAAAGTGTCGAAACCAGTTTTAGAGCGAAAGCAGAAGACGCCAATCGATTAATCTCTGTCGGAATCTCAAAGCATCTTTTTGAATGTGTTGGCAATCTCTTAATTTCAAAGTTTGATTTGATCGATTTTACTTTTGCAGAAAACGATGAACTTTTTGCTTTAGTAGATGCTAAAAAACTCGATTTTGCTATTACGACCAAAAGATTTGACACTTTTGATACGACGTATGAAATTGTCGGAAAGATTAAATTGATATTGGTTGCCCCAACAGCTTTGGATATTACAGAATTCCGTCAGCGGCTAAAGGCAGATAATTATACCGAAATAGAACAATGGCTTAATGCACAAAAATGGTACAGCCACGACGCACGCATTCCGCACATAAAGATGTTCTGGCTCCATGCCTTCAATAAAAAAAGACCTTCGATGGTTCCCAATTACATTATTCCATCAGAATCTGAAATGCTGAGACTTTTGGCCAAAAATGAAGGAGTTGCCGCCACTTGGAACTGTAACGCGAGGAATTTTATTAAAGACAATAAACTTCAATTATTATGGAATAGTTTTCATGTGCCAGAAGAATTTGTGTATTTGTTAGCTCCAAAAAATAATAACCTGAAATCATTTTTTGATATTATTGAAAAAGAACTAAAGTTGTTTTTTGGTAATAGATTATGA
- a CDS encoding type 1 glutamine amidotransferase domain-containing protein, protein MKKIALFAITAFTAVSISAEAQKSNKKSMKKVLFVVTSNDKLGNTGEKTGFWSEEFAAPYYELLDQGVEITIASPLGGQPPIDPKSSDPASATEDTKRFDADKTLQEKLKHTLKLSTVNQKDYDAVFYPGGHGPLWDLVEDKSSIALIEAFYTHNKPVAFVCHAPAVLKNVKVKGEYLVKGKKVTGFTNAEEEAVGLTKVVPFLLEDALSSNGAIFSKGENWQPYAVADGLLITGQNPASSKLVAAKLLQELK, encoded by the coding sequence ATGAAGAAAATAGCACTATTCGCAATAACTGCATTTACAGCAGTAAGCATTTCAGCTGAAGCTCAAAAATCAAACAAGAAAAGTATGAAAAAAGTATTATTTGTTGTAACCAGCAATGATAAACTGGGCAATACAGGAGAAAAAACAGGATTCTGGTCAGAAGAATTTGCTGCACCATATTACGAATTATTAGATCAGGGAGTAGAAATCACAATTGCTTCTCCGCTTGGAGGACAGCCGCCAATTGACCCAAAAAGCTCTGATCCGGCTTCGGCAACTGAGGACACAAAACGTTTTGATGCCGACAAGACTTTACAGGAAAAATTAAAACACACTTTAAAGCTTTCGACCGTTAATCAAAAAGATTACGACGCTGTATTTTATCCAGGGGGCCACGGTCCGCTTTGGGATTTGGTCGAAGACAAAAGCTCTATCGCTTTAATTGAGGCTTTCTATACTCATAACAAACCTGTAGCTTTTGTTTGCCATGCGCCAGCAGTATTGAAAAATGTAAAAGTAAAAGGTGAATATTTAGTAAAAGGCAAAAAAGTAACCGGTTTTACAAATGCCGAAGAAGAGGCGGTTGGATTAACAAAAGTAGTTCCGTTTTTACTGGAAGATGCTTTATCATCAAATGGAGCAATCTTCTCTAAAGGAGAAAACTGGCAGCCTTACGCAGTAGCAGATGGGCTTTTGATTACAGGTCAAAACCCAGCTTCATCTAAATTGGTAGCCGCAAAATTATTACAGGAGCTGAAGTAA
- a CDS encoding iron-containing alcohol dehydrogenase, whose product MLNFELYNPTNLVFGKGQIEKLSALVPKDAKILLAYGGGSIFKNGIYDQVIHNLKGFEIVEFGGIEPNPRFETLMKAVDVIKAEKIDFILAVGGGSVIDGVKFISGAVNFEGNPIDILQKRILIKENAMPFGTVLTLPATGSEMNSGYVVTIEATQEKLSSGGSALFPKFSICDPTVISSLPKRQIENGVVDAYTHVMEQYLTYPTDAFLQDRIAEGILQTLIEVGPGVVKNPTDYTLASNFMWSCTMALNGLIQKGVPSDWATHMIGHELTALFEIDHARTLAIIGPSLYHVMFETKKAKLAQYGRRIFNLTGSDEEVAKEAINKTVEFFHTMGMDTKLSQYTEDYSNTADFIVKRFDERGWKGLGENQLVTLDKVKSIVELSY is encoded by the coding sequence ATGCTAAACTTTGAGTTATACAATCCGACGAACTTAGTTTTCGGAAAAGGACAAATCGAAAAACTTTCTGCTTTAGTCCCAAAAGACGCTAAAATCCTTTTGGCTTACGGTGGCGGAAGTATTTTTAAAAACGGAATTTACGATCAAGTAATCCATAATTTGAAAGGTTTTGAAATTGTAGAATTTGGCGGAATTGAACCAAATCCGAGATTTGAAACTCTGATGAAAGCGGTCGATGTTATAAAAGCAGAAAAAATCGATTTTATTCTTGCCGTTGGGGGCGGATCTGTAATTGACGGCGTAAAATTTATTTCGGGCGCAGTTAACTTTGAAGGAAATCCAATTGATATTCTTCAAAAAAGAATTTTGATTAAAGAAAATGCAATGCCTTTCGGAACAGTTTTAACGTTGCCAGCAACAGGAAGCGAAATGAATTCTGGATATGTAGTAACGATTGAAGCAACTCAAGAAAAATTATCTTCTGGCGGAAGCGCTTTATTTCCGAAATTCTCGATTTGTGACCCGACCGTAATTTCTTCATTACCAAAAAGACAAATCGAAAATGGTGTTGTAGATGCCTACACGCACGTTATGGAACAATATTTAACGTATCCTACCGATGCTTTTCTACAGGATAGAATTGCTGAAGGAATTTTACAGACTTTAATTGAAGTTGGCCCTGGCGTTGTAAAAAATCCAACCGATTATACTTTGGCTTCCAATTTTATGTGGAGCTGTACGATGGCTTTAAACGGCTTAATCCAAAAAGGAGTTCCTAGCGACTGGGCGACGCACATGATCGGCCATGAATTGACCGCACTTTTTGAAATTGATCATGCTAGAACTTTGGCGATAATTGGACCAAGTCTGTACCATGTCATGTTTGAAACTAAAAAAGCAAAACTGGCGCAATACGGAAGAAGAATCTTTAATCTGACAGGTTCTGATGAAGAAGTAGCAAAAGAAGCGATCAACAAAACGGTCGAATTTTTCCACACAATGGGAATGGATACTAAACTTTCCCAATACACAGAAGACTATTCGAACACGGCAGATTTTATCGTAAAACGTTTTGACGAAAGAGGCTGGAAAGGTTTAGGAGAAAATCAATTGGTAACTTTAGACAAAGTAAAATCTATTGTTGAGCTTAGCTACTAA
- a CDS encoding NAD(P)H-dependent glycerol-3-phosphate dehydrogenase has product MSEKLKFAVIGGGSWATAIAKMLCVNLSEIAWYMRNESAIEHLQKYKHNPNYLSSVEFDTNKLKLTSNINEAIEYADYIIFAIPSAFLDAELKNMTVSLSDKIIFSAIKGIVPETSLIVGEHFHIQYDIPYYNIGVITGPCHAEEVALERLSYLTIACGDPDKAKTVAKSLSGNYIKAKISDDIIGTEYAAMLKNIYSIAAGIAHGLGYGDNFQSVLMSNAIREMKKFIRKVHKMKRNINDSAYLGDLLVTGYSVFSRNRMFGNMIGKGYTVKSAMMEMSMVAEGYYATKSAYKLNQGYGAKTPIIDAVYAVLYEGKDAKTVFKKLTESLD; this is encoded by the coding sequence ATGAGCGAAAAGTTAAAATTTGCAGTAATTGGAGGAGGAAGCTGGGCAACGGCAATTGCCAAAATGTTATGTGTGAACCTTTCGGAGATTGCGTGGTATATGCGTAATGAATCTGCAATTGAACATCTTCAGAAATACAAACACAATCCTAACTATTTAAGTTCTGTTGAGTTTGACACCAATAAACTTAAACTGACAAGCAATATAAACGAAGCAATTGAATATGCAGATTATATCATTTTTGCAATTCCATCAGCCTTCCTAGATGCCGAATTGAAAAACATGACGGTTTCTTTATCAGATAAAATCATTTTTTCTGCCATTAAAGGTATTGTTCCTGAAACGAGTTTAATCGTCGGCGAACATTTCCACATTCAATACGACATTCCTTATTACAATATTGGCGTAATTACAGGACCTTGCCATGCAGAAGAAGTTGCCTTAGAAAGACTTTCTTACCTAACAATTGCCTGCGGTGATCCTGATAAAGCTAAAACTGTTGCTAAATCGCTTTCAGGAAATTACATCAAAGCCAAAATTTCAGACGATATTATCGGAACTGAATATGCTGCAATGCTAAAAAATATTTATTCTATCGCAGCCGGAATTGCACATGGTTTAGGCTATGGCGACAACTTCCAATCGGTTTTAATGAGTAATGCGATTCGCGAAATGAAGAAATTCATCAGAAAAGTGCACAAAATGAAACGTAACATTAACGATTCGGCGTATTTAGGCGATTTATTGGTTACAGGATATTCCGTTTTTTCGAGAAATAGAATGTTCGGAAACATGATCGGAAAAGGATATACCGTAAAAAGTGCCATGATGGAAATGAGCATGGTTGCCGAGGGTTATTACGCAACAAAAAGCGCTTACAAGCTAAATCAAGGCTACGGAGCGAAAACCCCAATTATAGACGCTGTTTACGCTGTTTTATACGAAGGAAAAGACGCCAAAACGGTTTTCAAAAAATTGACTGAGTCTTTGGATTAA
- the pheS gene encoding phenylalanine--tRNA ligase subunit alpha, whose product MIDKIKQHIEEAKAFNEKNKESLEQFRIKYLGSKGLLKELFNEFKNIPVDQKKDFGQVINTLKAVAEEKVRVIQEELESKEESKGVFGDLTRSAEPVVIGSRHPISIVKNQIIDIFANIGFNVSEGPEIEDDWHNFTALNLPEYHPARDMQDTFFIQTNPDVLLRTHTSSVQVRYMENHKPPIRTISPGRVFRNEAISSRSHCIFHQVEGLYIDKDVSFADLKQTLLYFTKEMFGKSKIRLRPSYFPFTEPSAEIDIYWGLKTETDYRITKGTGWLEIGGCGMVDPNVLKNCDINPDEYNGFAFGMGVERIAMLLYQIGDIRMFYENDVRFLEQFKANI is encoded by the coding sequence ATGATAGATAAGATTAAACAGCATATAGAGGAAGCAAAAGCCTTTAATGAGAAAAATAAAGAATCGTTAGAACAATTCCGTATTAAATATTTAGGCAGTAAAGGGTTATTGAAAGAACTTTTTAATGAGTTTAAGAATATTCCAGTTGACCAGAAAAAAGATTTTGGACAAGTAATCAATACTTTAAAAGCTGTTGCTGAAGAAAAAGTAAGAGTTATTCAGGAAGAACTTGAAAGCAAAGAAGAATCTAAAGGAGTTTTTGGCGATTTAACACGTTCGGCAGAACCAGTAGTCATTGGTTCGCGCCATCCTATTTCTATCGTTAAAAATCAGATTATAGATATTTTTGCCAATATCGGGTTCAATGTTTCTGAAGGGCCAGAAATCGAAGACGACTGGCATAACTTTACAGCATTAAACTTGCCAGAATATCACCCAGCTCGTGATATGCAGGATACGTTTTTCATCCAAACCAACCCAGATGTGCTGTTGCGTACGCATACATCATCTGTTCAGGTGCGTTACATGGAAAATCATAAACCGCCAATTCGTACCATTTCTCCGGGACGCGTTTTCCGTAACGAAGCAATTTCATCACGTTCGCACTGTATTTTCCATCAAGTGGAAGGGTTATACATTGATAAAGATGTGTCTTTTGCCGATTTGAAACAAACGTTGCTTTATTTCACAAAAGAAATGTTCGGAAAATCTAAGATTCGTCTTCGTCCGTCATATTTTCCATTTACAGAACCAAGTGCTGAAATTGATATTTATTGGGGACTAAAAACAGAAACTGATTACCGTATCACAAAAGGAACAGGGTGGTTAGAAATTGGAGGTTGCGGAATGGTAGATCCAAACGTATTGAAAAACTGCGATATCAATCCAGATGAATACAATGGTTTTGCCTTCGGAATGGGAGTAGAGCGTATTGCAATGCTTTTATACCAAATTGGAGATATTCGTATGTTCTATGAAAATGATGTTCGTTTCTTAGAGCAGTTCAAAGCAAATATTTAA